CAACCTTATCGCCAAAAGTACCGACGCCGGGCAACATGGGCCAGCTCTTCAGGCTGTTATCGGGCGGCGCAACATCCACCAACACCAGCTTGCGCACCAGATCGGGCCGGGTCGCGGCGAGTGAGAAAGCCACCATCGAACCGATGTCATGCCCAGCCACATCGGCCTTGTCCGCGCCCAAACTGCGGATCAGCGCGCCAATATCTGCTGCCATGGTCTTCTTGTCATAGCCGCTCTCAGGCTTGTCAGACCCGCCCATGCCGCGCAAATCGACCGCGACTACGCGGTGTGTCCGGGCCAGTTCGGGCATGATCTTGTGCCATTCCCACCACGTTTCGGGCCAGCCGGGCAGCAGCACAAGCAGGGGCCCCTTGCCGCCAATGACATAATGCAGGCGAATGCCATTGATCTGCGCCGTCGTGCTGGAAAAATCGCCGAGCCGGGCGGCAAGAGCGGCATCGGAGACGTCGACTGTGACAGCCGGAACCGGCTGCGCGTGAAGCGCCGAAGTCGCAAAGCCAGCGGTCATGGCCATTGCGGTGATGATCCTGCGAAATCGTGTCATATCAGCACCTCGCATCTCGTTCTGTCCGGCTGGTGCCAGACCCATGTCATGTCAGAAGACTTCAAGGACAGGCCCAGCCCGGACCTGCGGTCAAAACGTGATGCACGCGCATCACTGCGTGGAGCGCAGGCGCCCCGCCTTGATGGGCTATCCGTCCGGCGCGAAAACCAGCTCGATCTGCGAACCCCATGGTGTGAGCATATAGACCCAGCGCGATCCGTCCGGGCCAGTCGCCGGAGCGTTCAGCACGGGCAGGCCAAGGCGTCGAACTGCGGCCAGCGTGGCCTCCGGATCATGAGCCTTGAAGGCGATATGGGTTTCGGCAGCATCATCTTCATGAGGTCGCGCGCGAGACATCAGGGGCCCGGCATATTGGAACAGTTCGATTTTCGACCCGTCAGGTTCCTGCAGCATCACCATACGCTTGAGGCGGCTTGAGGCATGCCAGTGAAAGCGCCTCTTCCATGCGGGGCTGATCGGCGCCGGGCGCACATCCGTCAGAACATGCGTACCGAAAAGCTGCGCGAAGAAGGCGATGGCCCGATCGGCATCAGGGACGTTGATGCCCACATGGTCGATGCCCGTCACGGCCAGCGGCCCGGTCTGCGCATCAGCGGGCACGGGGGCCGCCACCATCAAGGCCGCGATCCCGAGGGGCCGCCAGATCACCCCCTTCATCGCAGACCGCGCAATGAATTACGCAATTCGGACACGAAAATTTCCGGCTGCTCGAAGGCCGCAAAATGGCCGCCATGTGCCGTCTCGTTCCAGTAGATGATGTTCGCATAGAGCCTCTCGCCCCATTTACGCAGCGGGCGATAGAGTTCACCGGGAAACACGCTGACGGCAACCGGCAGATCCAGCTTCTGAGGCGTGAAATCGGTCGCGAAGCTCTCCTGATAGAGCCGGGCCGAGGACGCGCCGCTGTCTGTCATCCAGTAAAGCATGATGTTGTCGAGGATCTCGTCGCGCGACAGGACCGTCTCCGGCTGATGGCTGGTGTCGGTCCATTCGCCCAGTTTCTCGTAGATCCACGCCGCCTGCCCGGTGGGCGAATCCGCCAGCGCATAGCCGATGGTCTGCGGGCGCGTGCCCTGCAGCTTGGCATAGCCCGACATATCCTCGGCAAAATTCACCAGCCGGGCGATGGAGGCTTTCTCATCCGCATCGGGCTCGCCCACGATCGGCGGCGGGAAGAGGATCGGCAGGTTGAGATGGACGCCCACCAAACCCGGTACATGCTGCTTGGCCATCCAGGTGGTGACGCCCGCGCCCCAGTCGCCGCCCTGCGCAACATAGCGCGTGTAGCCCAGCCGCCCCATCAGCGTGCCCCACGCCCGCGCGATACGGGGCAGCCCCCAACCCCGCTCTGCGGGCTTGTCGGACAGGCCATAGCCGGGCAGCGAGGGGATCACCACATGGAAAGCATCCTTGGCCGACCCGCCATGAGCCTCGGGATCGGTCAGAGGCCCGACCACCTTGAGGAACTCCACGATGGAGCCCGGCCAGCCATGCGTCAGAATGATCGGCATGGCATCGGCATGTTTCGAACGGACATGGATGAAATGGAAGCCCAGCCCATCGATCTGCGTGCGATACTGCGGCAGCGCGTTGAGGCGCTTTTCAAGGCGCAGCATATCGTAATGATCGCGCCAATAGGCGACCAGCGCCTGCACATCACGCAGCGGTGCACCCTGCGACCAGTCACTGACGGTTTCCCTGTCAGGGAACCTCGCCATCGTCAGGCGGCGCTTGAGATTGGCCAGTTCAGCCCGATCGAGCGTCAGGCTGAAAGGCGTGATCGCCGATGTGGCCGGAGCAAGGCCAACCGGCTGAGCCAAGGCTGTCTCGGACCATGCTCCCGTCACCATGGCGGCAGATCCCAGACTCAGAGCGCTGCCTTGCAACAGCATCCGGCGGGAGGGGGAGAGATCGAAGATTCCGGTTGAGGATCGGGCGGTCATAAGGCCTCCAGGGATGTCTGTGTTGAACGCAAAATGTGGATGAGGCGGCGCGGTATTCTCCGGGAGCCACCGCCGGGCGTGTGAAGACCAAGGGTTCGCCACGACCGGGCAAAGCACTGAACCAAGAAATTGAATAATATCGGCAAATTGACGATCCCATGCCAAGCCGCACCCGCCAGCTGCGCTATGCCTGCCGCGATCACATCCGCTTCATCAGGGGTAAGGCGGAGCACCATGGCGATGGCCGTGATCGACCATGCCTCCATGCGGCGGCGCACCGTCACGAGCCGCGCCTTCCCACCGCACCGCCCACATCTCCCGGCCCGCCCAAAGGCGCCAGAGTGAGAGCAAGCGCCAGCGTAAGGATGGCCGTCACCAGACCATCCTCGGTCGCGCTGTAAAACAGCCACCCTGTCAGCCCCAGCGCAAGGGCGCCTGCGATGGTGAGAAGAGGAAGCTTGAAGGCGGCCATGATCGGGTCCCTTGATCCGGTATGGCGATCATCCTCGGGCATCGCATGGAGCGGAGCCATCCTACCTGCGGCTCCCGCCGACATACCTGCGTATGAGGCATGCAGCTTCAGGTAGACTGGCCGCCGGGCACCATTCGCGGGATCATCCGGCCTTCGACACCGGAAAGGACACCGCCATGAAACGAACGAAGCTGCATCATGCTTTGAGCTTGCTGGTTCTCACGGGTCTGGGCGGCGCATGGGGTGGACCAGAGCTTGCCGCACAGCCGGCCATTGCCGTCACCGGACATGCCGGAACGAGGCAGCAGGTTGACGTGCAGACGCGGGCCATCTCGCGGCAACACGATCGCCAACTGGCCCGCTTCGAGGATGCGGTCTGCATCTCCGTCAGCGGACTCGAAGGGCCCTACAACGAGGTTGCCGTGCGCCGGATCGCCAGCGATGCGCGGGACGCGGGGCTGCATGTCGACAAGGCCGGGTGCCACCCCAACATCGTCATCGTGATTGCCAAGGATGCCCGGAAAGAACTGGAGCGCCTGTCGCATGATGATGGCGCCGCCAGAAGCCTCGGCATGGAGGTCAAGGATCTGGTCAGGCTGGCGGACACGCCGGGGCCTGCCTATGTCGCCACGATCACCGCGATGCGCGGCAAGGACGGCGCTCAACCGCATGTCGGAACCCTCACCCGCAAGGATGAAACCGAACTTATCGGCCATGACGTGTCGATCATCGACCAGCCCGCACGCTATGACATCACCGCCGTGCTGATGGTCCTTGAGAGTTCAGCCACGCTTGGCAAAACGCTGCAGCAGATCGCCGACTATGCCGCGTTCAGGACGCTGTCAGACCTCAACGGTGATGCGACCGAGACCATTGTTCCGAGCATCCTCACCCTTTTTCGCGACAAGGCTCCTGCCCAAGGCTTGACCGACTATGATCGCGCCTATCTGGCAGGCCTCTACCGCGGCAGCTCGGCGATGACCGCCAATGCCAGGGTGGAGGAGATCACTTCGGCCTTTATGCGCGGGGCCGGGAAATAGGATCTGGCCTCCCCTACCGCCATGGCATGGTGAAAGCAAAGCTCGCGCCCCCCGCCGGGAGATTGCGGGCCTGAATTTGCCCGCCATGAGCTTCCACGATGGTTTTGGCCACCGAAAGCCCCATGCCCATGCCTTCCGCCTTGGTGGTGTAAAAGGCGTTGAACACCTGCTCCCTTCCCTCACTCGGCAAGCCGGGGCCGGTGTCGCTCACCGCAATGGCGATATGCTCGCCCTCCAGCCAGCTGCGCACCATGATCGAGCGCGTCCCCTCCGCCTGCGCCGCCATCGCCTGCGCGGCATTGACCAGCAGGTTGATGATCACCTGCTGAAGCTGTACGCGGTCGGCGGTGATATCGGGCAGATCGGGCGCCAGTGTGACGGACAGCTCCGCCCCCAGATTGGCCAACTGCCAACGGGTGATGGCGATCGATTCCTCGACGATCTCATTGGGCGAAAAGACCGTCCTTTCCCCCGATCCCTTGGTCGCCATCTTGCGGGTCCGCGCGATGATCTGCGAGGCCCGCGTGCTCTCCGAGATCATTCGCGTGATGGCGCAGACCGCCTCCTCCAGATCGGGCTCGGCCCGGCGCAGCCAGCGCAGCGCCGCATTGCCGTTGGTGGCGATGGCAGCGAGCGGCTGGTTCACCTCATGCGCGATGGAGGCGGTCAACTCGCCCAGCGCGGCGATGCGCGCGGCATGGACCAGATCGGCATTGGCCTGTGCCAGCGCTTTTTCGCGGGCGATGCGCTCGCTGATGTCCATGATGGCGAAGGTGCCTGCGGGCGACGCCACCACCTGCCGGGGAAAGGCCGTGCTGATATGGACGGGAAAGCATGTGCCATCGGCGCGGGTCATCACCGTCTCGCCCTCGAAACCGCGTGCGCCGGTCAGATAGGCGATGAGATTGTCCTCAAGGAATGGCTCGCTCTGCGGCGGGCACCAGCGGCCGAAGGGCGTGGCCAGCGCCTCGCCACGCGAAACGCCAAACACCTCTTCGGCCCTGCCATTGAGATTGAACACCTGACAGCGATCGAGCGAGGTCCGCACAAAATCGGGATGGCTGCGGATATAGGCGACCGGATCGTCGATCCCCTGCTCGCTCAGGCTGGCGAGCCAGGCGTGGACGCCCGACAGATCGATCTCCCAGAAGGCCACCGCCGTGGCATCGAAGACCCGGTGATAGCGATGCGACTGGGGCGCGATATCCACCACCAGCACGAAGAACCCCTCGACCAGACCGCCCGGCCCTGTCTTCGGCACATAGCGGATGGCGGCCTCCCGCGCGGTGCCATCGCGGTGCGGGACGCTTGCCTCGAAGGAGACGGTCTGGCCGCTTGCCACCATCGCCAGATGCTCACGCCGCGTTTCATAGGCCGCCTCGCCCAGCATCTCGCGCATGGTCAGGCCGACCAGCGTGGCAGGCTCGCGCCCATACCATTCACGGTGATGGGCATTGGCAAAGCGGCAGACATGGCCAGTGTCGAAAAAAGAGACAAGCGCCGGCATGAGGTCCAGGCTGAGGCTGGCGAAATCCGTGGTATCCAAGGCTGGTGAACTCATGTCCTGTGTTTCCGCCCGTCCACCCCGAGCCGGGCCCGGCGCGGGACAAACAGGCAGACCTCCTGATGCTGCGGACCATAGGCGCTTCTCAAAGCGTTTGTCTCTCATCCCCGCGTATGATTTCCATCGCGGCCGCTTTGGACCATGGAATGACCTTGGCGCCCCTTCCTGATGGCGCCACACAGGAGCTGAATTTGTGACCGATATCCCGGTTATCGCTATCGTGGACGATGACGCAGGCATGCGCCAGTCGCTGGATGGCCTGATTCGGAGCCTGGGTTACCGCGCCACGCTGTTCGAAAGCGCGGAGGCCTTCCTTGGCGCTCCCGAAGCGAAAAGCTGCCAATGTGTCGTGAGCGACCTGCAGATGCCGGGCGGCATGGACGGCATCGAGCTGGCACGGGCGGTGGACGACAGGCTGCAGGGCAGAGTGATCCTGATCTCGGCCTTTCTCGACGATGCCGTTCAGGAGCGCGCGCTGGAAGCCGGGGTCTACCGCTTTCTGCGCAAGCCTTTCGATGGCGAGGAGCTGGTCGGCTGCATCGAGGCCATGCTGGAAGCCTGAGCCGCCTTATAACGAAAGGCCCGCGAACCAGGGCTGCAGAACATAGGCCCGCCGCGCCGGAATCCGCAGGCTAACGACAGTGCCTGCAGTGTTTCCCGGCTGGATCGTTAGCTTGGCGCCGATCGATGCGGCTCTCTCGTGCATACCCGTCAAACCCAGCCCGGGGCGAGCCTGCTCGCAGGGGATGCCGATGCCATCATCGGTGATGGTGACCTCCAGCCAGCGCGGATGAAAACGGACGACCAGCGCGATATGGTTGGCCCGCGCATGACGGGCGGCGTTAAACAGAGCCTCGCTGACGATTTCCCGGGCCTCAAGCGCGGCGGAGGCCTGCATCGCCCTTGCTTCGCCCTCTATGTCGAAACTGCGGCCCGTACCGGCAGGGAAAGCCGCGTCATCGAGCAGGCGCTGCAGATCGGCGACAAGGTCCGGCGTCTGATCCGCAATACGCAGACCCAGCACCCGGCTCTTGCCCTCGGCGATCAGGCCGTCGGCACGGTCCAGCGTCTTGTCCAGCAACGCGCGGTTGGGATCATCCTTGCGCATCCGGCTCGCCACGGACTGAACACGCAGCACCAGCCCCTGCACGCCTTGCAGCAGCGTGTCATGCAGATCGCGCGCGATTCGCTCGCGCTCATTGGCCCGTTCGGCGGCCCGGTTGCGCATCTGACGCGCCACCAGCCCCACCCGCCAGCGATAGAGCAGCCATGCCGCAACCCCGGCCAGCACAAGGCACAGCCCCCGGAACCACATGGTCTGGTAAAAATAGGGCTGGATGACCAGATCGAGCGTAGCCCCCTTCGCGTTCCAGTCACCATCCTTGTTCGCTGCCGTGACCTGGAAATGGTAGGAACCGGGGCCAAGGCTGGTGTAGCTGGCAGAGCGCGTGCTTCCCCCATCGACCCAGCCCTGATCCACGCCCGACAGCCGGTATCTGAACCGCATATGGGTGGGATCAACGAAGCTGAGCGCGGTGAAATCCACCTTGAGCCGTGCCGTCCCGGCCGGCAGGACGATCCGGGGCTGCGGGCCATATCGCTGCCTGTCCACCTGCAGGCCGGTGATCATCACCGGCGGCGCGGCACGGTTGAAACGCGCGTCATGGGGATCGTAAACCGCGATGCCGCCATTGGTGGTGACCCAGACCCGCCCCTCACGATCCGCCGTGATGTTGGACATGTTGATGAAGCTCGGAGGGCCGGGCAAGCCGTCCGACAGACCGAAAACATCGAAAGCGGGCCGAAAGCCGGGATCGAGGAAGGCACGCTCCAGATCCTTCGTGCGAAAGCGCACCATGCCCTTGTCGGTCTGGAGCCAGGTATCGCCCTGCTCTGTCTGCACGATGCCGCTGGTGATGCTGAGCGCCGGAAAGCGGTCGCGGTGCAAGGTGCGGAAGGCTTTGCCATCATACTGAACCAGCCCGCGGTCGCCCCCCAGCAGCAGGTAATGCGGCGCCTGATACATCACCTCGATCATGCCGAGCGTCATGTCCTGCTGCTTCCAGAGCTGCTGCGTGTGAACCCCGTCCGTGCGCCACAGGCTGCCATGCCCGACATAGGCCAGCACCTGCCCCTGCCCATCCGGCAGGACGTTGATGACGCCCCAGCCGCTGTCTTCGCCCAGCGCGATCACCCGCGCGCCGGACGGCCCCAACAGCATCAGCCCGTGCTGATCGCCAACCCACAGCCGCCCCCGGTCATCCTCGACACAATGGCCGCCATTGGTGAGTTTCCCGAGATTCTGGGTTCCCGCCATCGAAACCCATTGGCGCCCGTCGCCGCCGAGCAGGGCCAGCCGGTCACGCCCTTGCGGAAGCCACACGCTACCTTTCGCGCCCGGGCAGGGCACAAATTCCTCGGGCAGGGTCACAGGCTGCTTCAGCAGGCGGCCATCCGTCCCCGTCCGATAGAGGTCGTGCCCATGGCGCAGCCAGACCGCGCCCGCGCCATCGCGGATCGCATAGGGCGGCGAAACGGCGTGGCCATCCTCGGGGGCCTCCACCATCATCGGCCTGAAGGCGGAGGGGCTGAAGCGCTCCAGGCCGCGATTGGTCCCCAGCCAGAGATTGCCTTCCCGGTCGACCAGAGCGGGCAGATCGTGCTGATTCTCGCTCAGAATGGGCAGGCGATAGGGGCTCTTCCATAAGGTGCCCAGCCGTTGCGCGCCTTGCCCCTCTGCGAACCCATAGCGCCTGATCTGATTGTCATCCTCGACCGACCAGAAGGCATGCGGCCCATCAAAGATGACCCTGCCGCCCATCTTCACCGCAGGCCGGGGCAAGGACGGCCCGATATGCGCCAAGGCTGCTCCTGAATCTGGCAACAGGCGACGGATCGCCTTGCGGGTGATCAGCCAGACCGCGCCGTCGCCATCGGTGGCAAGGCTGGCATCGACCAGCGGCTCGGGGGTGATCTGCCTGATGATCTTCTGCGTCGGGGAGACCATGAAGAGACGGTCATGGAACAGCATCCACAGGGCGCCATCCTTGCCCTCGGTCACATCATTGACCCAACTGGTGAAAGGCAGGCTGACCCAGCTTTCCCACCGCCCCGCCGTCAGACGGGCAAGGGTCAGATCGCGGCCATCGCCCGTGACGGCCCAACCGGGCCCCGTGCCAGTGCCTATGCCAATGCCACGCATGTAGAAAACCGTGTGGTAAGGCAGATGATCGACCGGCCGGTGCTGCCCTTTGCGGTAAAGCGAGATGCCGCCCCACTCATGCCCAACCCAGAGATCGCCATCCTTCGTCGCCAACAGGGAGAGGATGCCATCGGCCTGCAGCGGGTGCGGACTGGAGGGCGGCATCTGTTCGAAGCTGACCCCGTCATAGCGATAGAGCCCGTTGCTGGTGCCGATCCAGATCATGCCGTCAGGCGTCTGGGCGAGCGCCCGTATCCCGCTCGGCGCGCCTTCCTCGCTGCCGGAAAAATGCCGCTGCCAGGCCAGCGGGTGATCATCGCCGCTGGAACGGACCACAGCAGGCACAAGCCAGAGCAGCAGGCAGGCGCAGAACGCAAGAAGCGCCGCCCTCGCCTTCAAGCCGGATGCCTGTTTAAACCGGAGTATGGATGCCGCGTCAGCCAAGGTTGCCGGGTCAGATCTCGATCATGCCGCGCTTGATCGCCTGCGTGACGGCATGGGTGCGATCCGCGACTTTCAGCTTGGCAAAGGCGCTCTTGAGATGAGCCTTCACGGTTTCTTCCGAGATGCCAAGCCCTCCGGCCACCTCCTTGTTGGACTGCCCCCGCGCCACCAGCGACAGCACGGCAATTTCCCGGTCACCCAGAGGACGGTCCGCGATATGCGATGCCAGATCCTGCGCGACATCGGGATCGACATAGGTCGCGCCGCCAGCCACCTTGCGGATGGCCTCCAGCATATCCTTGCGCAGGCTGCTCTTGAGCATGTAGCCAGAGGCGCCGGCAGCCAGCGCGCGAGACGCCTGATTATCGCCCGGATAGGTCGTGAGCACCAGAATCTTCGCGGCGGGTGCTTCGGCCATGATGGTGGCGATTGCCTGCAGCCCGTTGAGCCCCGGCATCTGGATATCCATCAGGATCACATCGGGCCGCAGGGCGCGAAACTGCTCGACAGCCTCCATGCCATCGGCAGCCTCGCCGATCAGGGCCATATCCTCCTCATTCTCAAGGATGGCGGCCACGCCTTCACGGATGATGAGATGGTCATCGACGATGAGAATACGAATCATGTGAAGCGCGCCCGCGAGATCAGTGGTTGGCCGTGCTGCGCTTCATGCAGGGCGAGCCCTGCGGACCATGCGCGAACAATCGGGGCCGGTTCTGGCGGCATGCCTGTCGAAAGGCAAGCCGCCCCAGCACCCGCAGCCTTTTCTCCGTGAGCGAAAACGCTCTCTTTGCCGGATCAGGCGACCTTCCCGCGCGGATCGTCGATATGCATCTTGCCGACATCATAGCGGATGCCCTGCCGGTCGAGGATGCGCACCGTCTTCACCACCGTCGAGAGGGCGGTCAGGAAGCTTTCGGCGTTTTCGTGATGCTCATAGGCCTCCTGGTCCGCCCAGCCTTCCAGCAGATGGAAAGTGTTGGGA
The Novosphingobium terrae DNA segment above includes these coding regions:
- a CDS encoding VOC family protein, which translates into the protein MVAAPVPADAQTGPLAVTGIDHVGINVPDADRAIAFFAQLFGTHVLTDVRPAPISPAWKRRFHWHASSRLKRMVMLQEPDGSKIELFQYAGPLMSRARPHEDDAAETHIAFKAHDPEATLAAVRRLGLPVLNAPATGPDGSRWVYMLTPWGSQIELVFAPDG
- a CDS encoding sensor histidine kinase: MKARAALLAFCACLLLWLVPAVVRSSGDDHPLAWQRHFSGSEEGAPSGIRALAQTPDGMIWIGTSNGLYRYDGVSFEQMPPSSPHPLQADGILSLLATKDGDLWVGHEWGGISLYRKGQHRPVDHLPYHTVFYMRGIGIGTGTGPGWAVTGDGRDLTLARLTAGRWESWVSLPFTSWVNDVTEGKDGALWMLFHDRLFMVSPTQKIIRQITPEPLVDASLATDGDGAVWLITRKAIRRLLPDSGAALAHIGPSLPRPAVKMGGRVIFDGPHAFWSVEDDNQIRRYGFAEGQGAQRLGTLWKSPYRLPILSENQHDLPALVDREGNLWLGTNRGLERFSPSAFRPMMVEAPEDGHAVSPPYAIRDGAGAVWLRHGHDLYRTGTDGRLLKQPVTLPEEFVPCPGAKGSVWLPQGRDRLALLGGDGRQWVSMAGTQNLGKLTNGGHCVEDDRGRLWVGDQHGLMLLGPSGARVIALGEDSGWGVINVLPDGQGQVLAYVGHGSLWRTDGVHTQQLWKQQDMTLGMIEVMYQAPHYLLLGGDRGLVQYDGKAFRTLHRDRFPALSITSGIVQTEQGDTWLQTDKGMVRFRTKDLERAFLDPGFRPAFDVFGLSDGLPGPPSFINMSNITADREGRVWVTTNGGIAVYDPHDARFNRAAPPVMITGLQVDRQRYGPQPRIVLPAGTARLKVDFTALSFVDPTHMRFRYRLSGVDQGWVDGGSTRSASYTSLGPGSYHFQVTAANKDGDWNAKGATLDLVIQPYFYQTMWFRGLCLVLAGVAAWLLYRWRVGLVARQMRNRAAERANERERIARDLHDTLLQGVQGLVLRVQSVASRMRKDDPNRALLDKTLDRADGLIAEGKSRVLGLRIADQTPDLVADLQRLLDDAAFPAGTGRSFDIEGEARAMQASAALEAREIVSEALFNAARHARANHIALVVRFHPRWLEVTITDDGIGIPCEQARPGLGLTGMHERAASIGAKLTIQPGNTAGTVVSLRIPARRAYVLQPWFAGLSL
- a CDS encoding PAS domain-containing sensor histidine kinase, giving the protein MSSPALDTTDFASLSLDLMPALVSFFDTGHVCRFANAHHREWYGREPATLVGLTMREMLGEAAYETRREHLAMVASGQTVSFEASVPHRDGTAREAAIRYVPKTGPGGLVEGFFVLVVDIAPQSHRYHRVFDATAVAFWEIDLSGVHAWLASLSEQGIDDPVAYIRSHPDFVRTSLDRCQVFNLNGRAEEVFGVSRGEALATPFGRWCPPQSEPFLEDNLIAYLTGARGFEGETVMTRADGTCFPVHISTAFPRQVVASPAGTFAIMDISERIAREKALAQANADLVHAARIAALGELTASIAHEVNQPLAAIATNGNAALRWLRRAEPDLEEAVCAITRMISESTRASQIIARTRKMATKGSGERTVFSPNEIVEESIAITRWQLANLGAELSVTLAPDLPDITADRVQLQQVIINLLVNAAQAMAAQAEGTRSIMVRSWLEGEHIAIAVSDTGPGLPSEGREQVFNAFYTTKAEGMGMGLSVAKTIVEAHGGQIQARNLPAGGASFAFTMPWR
- a CDS encoding alpha/beta fold hydrolase; the protein is MAMTAGFATSALHAQPVPAVTVDVSDAALAARLGDFSSTTAQINGIRLHYVIGGKGPLLVLLPGWPETWWEWHKIMPELARTHRVVAVDLRGMGGSDKPESGYDKKTMAADIGALIRSLGADKADVAGHDIGSMVAFSLAATRPDLVRKLVLVDVAPPDNSLKSWPMLPGVGTFGDKVGDGSTAYVWWFAFHQVKGLPEQLLADGRIRYAQDWFFHYLTRDEASIDALDRAVYQSAYTSKDAIRAGDAWYQAFPQDIVDDESYSKLAMPVLAVGGPGYGWLKSVLSARTSDLRVVKSDVGHFIPEEDPQFLASQMRSFLK
- a CDS encoding epoxide hydrolase family protein, translating into MTARSSTGIFDLSPSRRMLLQGSALSLGSAAMVTGAWSETALAQPVGLAPATSAITPFSLTLDRAELANLKRRLTMARFPDRETVSDWSQGAPLRDVQALVAYWRDHYDMLRLEKRLNALPQYRTQIDGLGFHFIHVRSKHADAMPIILTHGWPGSIVEFLKVVGPLTDPEAHGGSAKDAFHVVIPSLPGYGLSDKPAERGWGLPRIARAWGTLMGRLGYTRYVAQGGDWGAGVTTWMAKQHVPGLVGVHLNLPILFPPPIVGEPDADEKASIARLVNFAEDMSGYAKLQGTRPQTIGYALADSPTGQAAWIYEKLGEWTDTSHQPETVLSRDEILDNIMLYWMTDSGASSARLYQESFATDFTPQKLDLPVAVSVFPGELYRPLRKWGERLYANIIYWNETAHGGHFAAFEQPEIFVSELRNSLRGLR
- a CDS encoding response regulator transcription factor is translated as MIRILIVDDHLIIREGVAAILENEEDMALIGEAADGMEAVEQFRALRPDVILMDIQMPGLNGLQAIATIMAEAPAAKILVLTTYPGDNQASRALAAGASGYMLKSSLRKDMLEAIRKVAGGATYVDPDVAQDLASHIADRPLGDREIAVLSLVARGQSNKEVAGGLGISEETVKAHLKSAFAKLKVADRTHAVTQAIKRGMIEI
- a CDS encoding putative quinol monooxygenase, with translation MADHDKTLPTQILVSAYYRVHPDDRDAFIAAVVPEMTAAQKMPGCIYYAFAQDLTDPNTFHLLEGWADQEAYEHHENAESFLTALSTVVKTVRILDRQGIRYDVGKMHIDDPRGKVA
- a CDS encoding response regulator transcription factor, translating into MTDIPVIAIVDDDAGMRQSLDGLIRSLGYRATLFESAEAFLGAPEAKSCQCVVSDLQMPGGMDGIELARAVDDRLQGRVILISAFLDDAVQERALEAGVYRFLRKPFDGEELVGCIEAMLEA